In Chitinispirillum alkaliphilum, the genomic window CCCCCAGTTTGGTAAGGGATTTGCAGATCCCAGGGCAGAAATGATCGTAGATGACGGCTACCATTTTCTCAGCGCTACAGACTTGGGGTTTGATCTGATTGTGGTCGACTCCTACGATCCGGGAGGGCCTGTGCACTCTCTTGAAACAAACGATTTTTACAGCGTCGTTGCAAAAAGACTCAGGCCTGATGGGATTGCGGTTTTCCAGACTGGTCCGCCCCTGGTGAATGAGGAGTTTTTGAGGGATATGACTCTTTCGGTTTCAGCCCTTTACGCTCAGTATAAACCCTTTATCTGCTCAATGCGCTCGTTCCCTGAAGGTATGTGCAGTTTTATAGCTGCCTCTCTTTCTGAAAACGGACTTGAGGCGTTCAGTGAATCGGGCTACAAGAGGATAAAGGATGAGTGCAGGTACTACAATGATGAAGTTCATAAGGGGGCTTTCATGCTGCCTCAGAACATTAAGAGTATTTTCAGGTCCTGAAAGGGAAGTTGATGAAGTTTAAAGAAATTCAAACAATTCTTGCCAAAAAGCATGGCAGGAGATATCTTGATAATCGATACCTTTACCTGCCCTTTAGTGTATCCTCATGGAACTGATAAAGATACTCTGGATTTTAATTTTTTTGCTTTTTTCTTTAAATCTCATTTTCATTTGGGGCAAGTTATACGTAATACACAAGAAGATAGGCAAGATAAGAGAAATCCTTGCTCAGAATGAAGACCTAAACCGTCAGTACCAGTTACTGGATGAGTAGAAAAAAGTGTAGTTCTTTGAAAATGAAGGCTCTGTCGCAAAAGGACATTCTGCAGAAGATATTTCTGCACGGGTTTTACCCCGAAAAAATAGGAAAGGAGGTCAGAGGCAAAGTTTGGTTTTACCTGTTCATGTCACAGATAGCTGCAACTATGATAAATACACCGGATGCATGACAAAAAAAAGAATTTAATTACAATTACAGACGCGTATTGTAGCTAAAAAAATAAGATAAGTCCCGAAACAGGGACATAAAAAACGCGTCAGCAAACTAAATTAGATGTATAACTAAAGATTATGGAGATGTTATGGAATTAGCAGCATTAGTACTTACAGCGGCAATCGTTGTTGTACTGCAATTGATTACTATTGCGCTCGTTCTCAGTTTAAAAAAGAAGCCTGCTAGAGTTGTATCAAACAACTCAAAGGGAGATCACACCCGTAAAAATCAGCGGCACGATAAGAGAGCAAACAACTCTCGGCGAAACAACAATAGATCAAAGGACAATCGTTCAAGAAATCAGCAGTCACAGAAATCTTCACCTGCTGTTGATCCGATGGAAAAGTCGCTTCGCGATATCAATCTTAAACTGAAAAACGCAGAACGGGACCAGGAAAGTGCCCGGCAAAAAATGCAGGGAAAAAATCCAAAGGATAGTAACAGGCCCGCTAACGGTAATAAAAGAAATTTCAAGGACAGAAAAGACCAAAACCGTCGAAGAGATGGGAACTGGTCTCAGAAAAATAACGATACAGAAAATCAGAAATCTGGTAACGGCAAACCAAATGGAGCATCCTCTTCTAATGGTGCTGCCAATGAGCCAAAAAGGGCTGAGAATACTAAGCCTGTGAAAGCTCCCGAACCTGTTGTATCAGATGTCGGTATGGAGGAGGAGAAACTCCAGCATGGCCGTAAGGTTTCAGTGAAAAGACGTCAGCTTCGTGAAGAAGAAGAGAAATCAACCACAGGTGCAAGTTCTCTTTCAGCTGATGCAGGACAGAGTGCTTCCGAAAGCTCACCGGTTGAGCAGGAAACGCAAGACCGTGAAATGGAGATCCGTTTCGGCAGAAGATAAGCAGTTTGGGTAATGGTAGAAGAATAAGGGATCGGACCAATTGGGTTCGGTCCCTTTTTTTATGACTGGTATCTTATTTGCGGCACGTTATATGCTCTCATTTATTTTAAAGTGTGTGTGTGGCACTACCATATTGTAACATTTTTTGCAGAAGGGAGATCGGTGTGAAAAAGCTTGTTTTGCTCAGGCATGGAGAAAGTACCTGGAATAAGGAGAATCGTTTCACCGGTTGGACCGATGTTGATTTGTCAGAAAAAGGTGTTGAGGAAGCCCGTATGGCGGGTCAGATATTGAAAAAGGAGGGGTTTGTCTTCTCCGAAGCCCACACTTCTGTGTTAAAAAGAGCAATTCGCACACTCTGGATCGTCATGGAAGAAATGGATCTGATGTGGATTCCGGTTTATCGCTCATGGAGACTTAACGAGAGGCACTATGGAGCTCTACAGGGACTCAACAAAGCAGAAACTGCACAAAAATATGGAGATGAACAGGTCCATACATGGAGAAGAAGCTACGATATAAGACCTCCAGAGCTTGATCCTGATGACCGGAGAAATCCCGCTTATGATCCCCGATACAGAGATATAATAGATGAACAATTGCCTCTCACAGAGTGTCTGAAAGATACTGTAAACCGTTTTATGCCCTATTGGGATAAGGTGTTGGTGCCTGAGTTAAAGAAAGATAAAGAGCTTATTATCGCTGCCCATGGAAACAGTCTCAGAGCGCTTGTGAAACATCTCGATTCAATCTCCGATACCGATATCGTATCCTTAAATATCCCTACCGGTATACCACTAATATATGAGTTGGATTCAGATCTCAAACCTATAAAAAACTACTATCTCGGTGACCCTGAAATGGTCCGCAAAGCGACAGAAAAAGTAAAAAGCCAGGGTAAAGCAAAATAGAGGTAAATTCTGCGGTTTACGAGAATTCCAAAAATATGAGGCTTTCGCACTGTTAGCCTTACAACCTGATTGTAATTATTTATTTTAACTACTCTGCAGGAGAGATAAAACACTCTATCTCCCGTGACTCAACATAATTGCAATCAGGGGTAAAAATGGCCGGATCCGAAATAAAAAAGTTTAAGCGAAATCCCGGGGTAGTTTTAATACTGGACAAACTTATCACTCCCGACAAACTGCTCCTGTTTAGGGATCAGGGTGTTGATCTGCTGGAGTTAAGAGTTGACTTGATCGATGCGCCCTTTTCTGATATCCTCTCTTTCCTCAAATCAGTTCCATCAGAAGTTAGGCTTCCGGTAATAGGAACTATAAGAGAAACAAAGTCAAATAGTCACGACCGTGTGAATATGTTTAAACAGATCATGCCCTATTTAGATTATGTGGACATAGAGCTTGGCAGCCCTATTTCTGAACAGGTGGTTAGAGCAGCAGAGGATACGATCGTGATGGTGTCTGAGCACGATTTCGTAAAAACCCCTGACCTCAAAGGATTAGCAGAAATCGTGAACAGATCTGTGGAACAGGGTGCTCAGGTTGTAAAAATTGCAGTCATGGCTAATTGCTCAGAAGATGTGGCCAGATTACTTACCTTTACCAATAAATGCGACATTCCGCTTGTCTCCATTGCAATGGGGGAGCATGGGAAAGTGAGCAGAGTTATTGCTCCTCTGTTTGACTCACTTTTCACCTATGGATTTGAGGGTGTTGCAGTCGCTCCCGGACAGATCTCTGTTGATAAACTGATTGAGGAGCTTGATTTTTATTTCCCGGCCCGGAAGGGGAACTGACTACGTGTGTGTTTTCCAGGAGAGTAATAATCCGGGTAAAAAACATTACTCCACTGATCAAAATTAAAGCCCAGTGAGAATGTAAAACGGTGACCTCCGACAGGTGTTGGTCTGTCAGCTCCATAATCCCACCTGAATTTAACAGCGAACGGGTAAGTGTTGAAGGATTGAGCTTCAAGTCTAAGTTCTGCACCGTATGCAAGCAACCAATCGGAGCGTCTGAAATCCAGAGCATCTGCCGGGTTCTCCCATCCCCCCCCAACAGAGAGGTTAAATGCCCAATAGAGCCTCTCCAGATGAAGAAAACTGAATTTACGGTTTATCATCCCGGGCCACAACGGGAAACGGTATGAGAGCTCACCTGAGAGTACTGCGTTTCCTGAAACCAGCACAGTGTCACGGATCGATTCCCTTGTAGTGCCATCTGTTGTGGTTTCTGTTGTATCCCTGTAGAAATAAGTGTAACCGGGGATCCAGGCGACCGGTTGATGAAAAGAGGGCGTTTGCTGCTCAGCGATAGGTCTCAAATATGAACCTGAAGCACTCAAATGAAGATCGTGCCTGGGGTGCCAGGGGGTGGTGATACCAAAAAATCCCGAACCATTAATCTGATGATACTGGTATGTATCGTAATTTTCTCTCAAAACAGCACCATCGATCTCAAAGCTGTTTTCTTCCTGAAGTGAATACCTGTTCCAGTAGTCATACTGGAGTTTCAGAGCCAGACCTCTTGGGGATAT contains:
- a CDS encoding Spermidine synthase gives rise to the protein MNSKIQHPVVNETSLWIENLINGLSGMTIKARHSLYCGSSPFQKIEVYDTYSFGLVLCLGGTVVLTERDSEPYHEMMVHPAMLMHKDPKRICIIGGGDGGCLNEVLRHPGVENVVVVEIDEMVRETVQNFFPQFGKGFADPRAEMIVDDGYHFLSATDLGFDLIVVDSYDPGGPVHSLETNDFYSVVAKRLRPDGIAVFQTGPPLVNEEFLRDMTLSVSALYAQYKPFICSMRSFPEGMCSFIAASLSENGLEAFSESGYKRIKDECRYYNDEVHKGAFMLPQNIKSIFRS
- a CDS encoding Phosphoglycerate mutase, which gives rise to MKKLVLLRHGESTWNKENRFTGWTDVDLSEKGVEEARMAGQILKKEGFVFSEAHTSVLKRAIRTLWIVMEEMDLMWIPVYRSWRLNERHYGALQGLNKAETAQKYGDEQVHTWRRSYDIRPPELDPDDRRNPAYDPRYRDIIDEQLPLTECLKDTVNRFMPYWDKVLVPELKKDKELIIAAHGNSLRALVKHLDSISDTDIVSLNIPTGIPLIYELDSDLKPIKNYYLGDPEMVRKATEKVKSQGKAK
- a CDS encoding 3-dehydroquinate dehydratase; the protein is MAGSEIKKFKRNPGVVLILDKLITPDKLLLFRDQGVDLLELRVDLIDAPFSDILSFLKSVPSEVRLPVIGTIRETKSNSHDRVNMFKQIMPYLDYVDIELGSPISEQVVRAAEDTIVMVSEHDFVKTPDLKGLAEIVNRSVEQGAQVVKIAVMANCSEDVARLLTFTNKCDIPLVSIAMGEHGKVSRVIAPLFDSLFTYGFEGVAVAPGQISVDKLIEELDFYFPARKGN